Proteins from one Juglans microcarpa x Juglans regia isolate MS1-56 chromosome 1S, Jm3101_v1.0, whole genome shotgun sequence genomic window:
- the LOC121246286 gene encoding RAP domain-containing protein, chloroplastic: MEGLLNTFPHQVCLKPFVFDPKLVYTLPMLKSGARCFTRKPKVGFPRRNCLNLGRDNHAVSSVSLDDGDANDDKGKDCNRDWELEFLGEVEPLGIKPPKKKKKWQKSKLLEDTDGMDWCVRARKVALKSIEVRGLTRKMENLITGKKKKKKNKKKMVNKEKINIKVEEDVFDDPEDESELQDMKAVDDVDDLMRQVSMLAGGMFEEKKEHSMGEFVQRLSQFSGPSDRRKEINLNRAIIEAQTAEEVLEVTAETIVAVGKGLSPSPLSPLNIATALHRIAKNMEKVSMMETHRLAFARRREMSMLVGIAMTALPECSAQGISNISWALSKIGGELLYLSEMDRVAEVALTKVGEFNSQNVANVAGAFASMQHSAPNLFSELSKRAADIIHTFHEQELAQVLWAFASLYEPVDILLESLDSVFKDSSQFKCCLSKRTVDGIEESSEDSSKDLDSDRVLRSPVLSFNRGQLGNIAWSCAVFGQMDRIFFSNIWRTLSHFEEQRISEQYREDIMFASQVHLVNQCLNLEYPHLQLSLTSALEEKIARARKTRRFNNKITSSFQKEVARLLVNTGLDWVREYVVDGYTLDAVLVEKKVALEIDGPTHFSRNTGAPLGHTMLKRRYITAAGWKIYSLSHLEWEELQGGSEQLDYLREILKDHLGESTANIA, from the exons ATGGAAGGGTTGTTGAACACATTTCCACACCAAGTTTGCTTAAAACCCTTCGTTTTCGATCCTAAACTAGTTTATACGCTTCCAATGCTAAAATCGGGAGCTAGGTGTTTTACCCGTAAACCCAAGGTAGGTTTTCCGAGAAGAAATTGCTTAAATCTGGGTAGAGACAATCACGCTGTTAGCTCAGTGAGTCTTGATGATGGTGATGCCAATGATGATAAAGGAAAAGATTGTAATAGGGACTGGGAATTGGAGTTCCTTGGGGAGGTTGAACCTTTGGGCATCAAACctcccaagaaaaagaaaaaatggcagAAATCAAAGTTGCTGGAAGACACTGATGGAATGGATTGGTGTGTGAGGGCGAGAAAGGTTGCGCTCAAATCGATTGAGGTGAGGGGGCTGACTCGTAAAATGGAGAATTTAATTACTggtaagaagaaaaagaagaagaacaaaaagaagatggtaaacaaagagaaaattaatattaaagtcGAGGAAGATGTGTTTGATGACCCGGAGGATGAATCTGAATTGCAAGATATGAAGGCTGTTGATGATGTTGATGACCTAATGAGGCAGGTGAGTATGTTGGCAGGTGGGATGTTTGAAGAAAAGAAGGAGCACTCAATGGGAGAATTTGTTCAGAGGCTATCCCAATTTTCAGGGCCTTCTGATCGTAggaaagaaattaatttgaacAGAGCTATTATAGAAGCGCAGACTGCAGAAGAAGTGTTGGAGGTTACGGCAGAGACAATCGTGGCTGTTGGGAAAGGCTTGAGCCCCTCACCCCTCTCTCCTTTGAATATTGCTACTGCACTTCATCGTATCGCTAAGAATATGGAGAAGGTTTCGATGATGGAAACGCATAGGCTGGCTTTTGCCCGTCGAAGAGAGATGTCAATGCTTGTGGGTATTGCTATGACAGCCTTACCAGAATGTTCAGCTCAAGGTATCTCAAATATCTCATGGGCATTGTCCAAGATTGGAGGTGAGCTGCTTTACTTATCTGAAATGGATAGAGTTGCTGAGGTGGCTTTGACAAAGGTTGGAGAGTTCAATTCTCAGAATGTTGCTAATGTTGCGGGTGCTTTTGCATCAATGCAGCATTCTGCCCCTAATCTCTTTTCAGAATTGTCAAAAAGGGCGGCAGATATAATTCACACTTTCCATGAGCAGGAACTTGCTCAAGTCTTGTGGGCTTTTGCCTCTTTATATGAGCCTGTTGACATTTTGCTCGAGTCTTTAGATAGTGTCTTCAAGGACTCTAGCCAATTTAAATGCTGCTTAAGTAAAAGAACTGTAGATGGTATTGAAGAAAGCAGCGAGGACAGCAGTAAAGATCTTGACTCTGATCGAGTTTTAAGATCTCCCGTGCTCAGTTTTAATAGGGGTCAGCTTGGGAATATTGCTTGGTCTTGTGCTGTTTTTGGACAAATGGACcggattttcttttctaatataTGGAGAACTCTGAGCCACTTTGAGGAGCAAAGGATTTCAGAACAGTATAgggaggatatcatgtttgcTTCTCAAGTTCATCTTGTGAACCAGTGCTTGAATCTAGAATACCCACATCTTCAGCTATCTTTGACGAGTGCTCTCGAGGAGAAAATTGCCCGTGCAAGAAAAACTAGGAggtttaataataaaatcacttcATCCTTTCAGAAGGAGGTAGCTCGCCTTCTCGTTAACACTGGCCTCGATTGGGTCCGAGAGTATGTTGTGGATGGGTATACTTTAGATGCAGTTTTAGTTGAAAAGAAGGTTGCTTTGGAGATTGATGGGCCAACTCATTTCTCAAGGAATACGG GGGCACCTTTAGGACATACCATGCTGAAGCGCCGCTACATTACTGCTGCTGGTTGGAAGATCTATTCATTGTCTCATCTGGAG TGGGAGGAACTTCAAGGTGGCTCCGAACAGCTAGACTACCTAAGAGAAATTCTCAAAGATCACCTAGGTGAAAGCACCGCCAACATTGCATGA